The DNA region AAATATGTAAATACATTAAATGTAGATTTGATTATAGTAGCTAGAGGTGGGGGAAGTATTGAAGATCTTTGGGCTTTCAATGAAGAAATTGTAGCAACAGCAATTTTTGAATCACAAAAACCAATAATCTCTGCAGTTGGACATGAAGTGGATTTTTTAATTTCTGATTTTGTTGCAGATGTACGTGCTGCTACTCCATCAAATGCTATAGAAATAGCCCTTCCTGATATAAATGAACACAGACAGTATCTTGATACTCTAAATATAGATTTCCAAAATAGGCTTAAAAATATACTAATACATAAAGATAGTGATTTAAAGAATATATTTAAACTCTTTGAACAAAACTCAATAGATTCAAAATTTAATTTTATAAATGAGCAAATAAATATTTTAAAACAGAGTTATAAAAATTATTTCAATCAGATAATTAATACAAATCAAAATAGAATAAATATTTTAAAAGATTCTTTTGAATCAAATAATCCTAATAAAAAAGAAAAAAGTGGATATGCTCAAATTTCTTTAAATAATAAAATAATTGACTTAGAAGAAGTGGAAATTAATGATAATATAACACTTCAAAGCCCAAAAACAATAGTTTCTTGCATAATAAATAATATCAAAAAACAATAATAATTTAAGTTTATACTCGATAAAATATATAAAATCTAGAAAAAGGCTTGTGATGTTTGGTGGAATTTCTGACAGAGAACTTAAAATGATTGATAATTATTTTGTACAAATGGTTGAATATATGAGTTATAAAAAGAATAAATTCGACTATGTGGAGTCTACTGGTAATAAAAAAGTAGATATGATGTTTAAAAAATGGAATGAACAAATTAAACAGACCGATGTTCAAATTAAAAATGATATGAAAGTAATTGGTGAAATAGTACTAACTGCTGATAAAATTGAACAAGGTATTTTTAAATGTAGAATTAAATCAACTACAACTAATCCAATGGTTAGAACATTAAAAACTACTGTAAATAAAATGTTGGATAGTTTAGAAGGAAGTATGGGATCATTAGTTAAAACTCTTGAAAACTATGCAAATGATGATTTTAGAGAGCAAATAGAAATCCAACCTTACCTAAAAGAGCAATTACTTCTAGTTATGGAGAGTGTGAATATTTTAGGACAAACACTAAGTACTTCTGCCAAAAACAATTTAGAAAATGGACAAACACTAGAACAAAATTCAAGCACAATGACTGATTCAATGAATAATCTTGCTGCAAAAGCAAATGAGCAAGCAGCTTCTTTAGAAGAAACTGCCGCTGCACTTGAAGAGATTACTTCAATTACTAGAAATAATGCAGAAAATGCTTCAAAA from Arcobacter sp. LA11 includes:
- the xseA gene encoding exodeoxyribonuclease VII large subunit yields the protein MNSAISVSTLNTQIKSLLETTFINVYVEGEVSNLTYHNSGHIYFSIKDKNSTISCVMFRGNAKYLKFQLEVGQKIVITGTITVYTPRGNYQLLCNKIEPSGQGALALAYEQLKKKLQEKGYFNSEYKKLLPKYPKKIALVTSPTGAAIEDMKKVANHRWPLVELLIVPTLVQGEDAKFDIVNSVKYVNTLNVDLIIVARGGGSIEDLWAFNEEIVATAIFESQKPIISAVGHEVDFLISDFVADVRAATPSNAIEIALPDINEHRQYLDTLNIDFQNRLKNILIHKDSDLKNIFKLFEQNSIDSKFNFINEQINILKQSYKNYFNQIINTNQNRINILKDSFESNNPNKKEKSGYAQISLNNKIIDLEEVEINDNITLQSPKTIVSCIINNIKKQ